ACAAGCAGACGCTGCAAATCCACCGCGAGATCGGGGACCGCCGCGGGGAAGGCAACGCCCTCGGCAACCTGGGGCTGGCCTACGCCGCCCTGGGGGACCCCCGCCGCGCCATCGCGTTCTACGAGCAGGCCCTGGAGATCGCCCGCGAGATCGGGGACCGCCGCGGGGAAGGGGCGGACCTCGGCAACCTGGGGCCGGCCTAAGCCGCCCTGGGGGACCCCCGCCGCGCCATCGGGTTCTACGAGCAGGCCCTGGAGATAGACCGCGAGATCGGGGACCGCCGCGGGGAAGGCAACGCCCTCGGCAACCTGGGCGCGGCCTAACAAGCCCTGGGGGACCCCCGCCGCGCCATCGGGTTCTACGAGCAAGCCCTGGAGATCGACCGCGAGATCGGGGACCGGCGCGGGGAAGGCAACGCGTGCTGGAACATGGGCCTGGCCTACGAGAAACTGGGCGACTACGCCCGCGCCGCGGAGTTGATGCAGGTGTGCGTGGACTACGAGCGGGCCATCGGCCATCCCGACGCGGAGAAGCACGCCGCGTATCTGGCAGAGGTGCGCGCGAAGGCGGGGCGGTAGGGCGCGGGGGCGGGCCGCGCGGGGCTGAACCCCCGCGCTGACGGAACAAAGCCCCTTCGGGGCTGGGCGGGTCGCCCCTACCTTCAGCCCGGCGCCTGGACGCCAGGCCCAACACCCTTCGCGTGGATTCGCGTTATTCGTGGATGCCGCCAGCCCGCGCGACGGCCAATTTGACAAATCGGCCCCCGCCGCATACGGTAGACCATCACGGATACCACGGAGGAGCGCGCCATGTCCCTTGACAGCACACCCGCTCACCAGCACCATCACGCCCGCGTCAACGCCAAGGTCGCAGTCGCCACCGACGACGGCCTCACCGTCCGCGAGACCTTCGCCGGCGCCGCCTACTACGCCGTCCTCACCGTGCACGAGAGCGACATCGTCCACAGCGAACTGCGCGAGGCCCCGCCCATCGGCCACGCCGGAGACCTGGACCGCGCCATGGGCGTGCTGCGCGACTGCCAGGTGGCGCTGGCCCGAAGCATGGACGACGACACGCGCAGCGTCCTCCGGCGCGCGGGGATTCAGCCGTTCGCGACGTCCGTGGACCTGGTGGAGGACGCCGTGGACCGCTTCGTGCTGGACACCCTGGCCGAAATGGGGCACTAGGGGGAAGCGAGCCGCGTCCGCGCGCCCGACAGATCCGCAGACCCGCACGAAACAACGCGGCTGGGAAAAGTGCGGAGGGGTCGCTGCCTGCTCAGCAACCCCTCCTGTTTTTGCGCGTTGTTCCGGAGCCGTAGCCCCTTCCCCTCAACGCGCCTCCTAGGGGAGGACCAGTAGTTGTCCGACGTAGATCACCCATGGGGCGGTGATGCCATTGGCAGCCGCCAGGGCCTCCACCGTAGTCCCGTGCCGCCACGCAATGGAGTAGAGCGTGTCGCCGGGGAGCACCGTGTAGACGCGCCCGGGCCGGGGCTGCGCCTGTGGCAGCAGTAGCCTCTGGCCGGGGTAAATCCACCACGGGTTGGTGATGCGGTTCAGCAGCATGAGCGTCTGCACCGTCGTGCCGTGCCGCAGGGCGATGGACGTGAGCGTGTCGCCGGCCTGCACCACGTAGATGCGACTCTCGGTCTCATCGCCCGCAGGGATGAGCAGGCTCTGGCCCACGTAGATGAACCAGGGGTTGGCGATGCGGTTGAGCCGCGCCAGTTCCGCAACGGTCGTCCCATAGCGCCACGCGATGGAGAACAGCGTGTCG
The Chloroflexota bacterium genome window above contains:
- a CDS encoding tetratricopeptide repeat-containing protein; protein product: KQTLQIHREIGDRRGEGNALGNLGLAYAALGDPRRAIAFYEQALEIAREIGDRRGEGADLGNLGPA
- a CDS encoding tetratricopeptide repeat protein, translated to MGDPRRAIGFYEQALEIDREIGDRRGEGNACWNMGLAYEKLGDYARAAELMQVCVDYERAIGHPDAEKHAAYLAEVRAKAGR